The following coding sequences lie in one Clostridia bacterium genomic window:
- a CDS encoding RidA family protein yields MGKIEARLAELGIALPPVAKPVAAYVPAVRAGRFVYTSGQLPMVDGKLAYQGKLGADLSVEDGYQA; encoded by the coding sequence GCGCGTCTCGCCGAGCTGGGCATCGCTCTGCCGCCGGTGGCGAAGCCGGTCGCCGCCTACGTGCCGGCCGTCCGCGCCGGGCGGTTCGTGTACACGTCGGGCCAGCTGCCGATGGTGGACGGCAAGCTCGCCTACCAGGGGAAACTCGGAGCGGACCTGTCCGTCGAGGACGGGTATCAGGC